Genomic window (Drosophila sulfurigaster albostrigata strain 15112-1811.04 chromosome 2R, ASM2355843v2, whole genome shotgun sequence):
GCACATAGTCCCTGATGTGAGCTCAACTGGAGCAATGCCACCGGCCTACGGCTACCTCCAACTGTGATCCATTCACAGTCAAATCCGAGTACTTTAAAGGACTGGCAGTGTCTGTTATTTAAAGCTGGATTAATAACCGTGCTGTTATGCATGCTTTACTTACGTTTTAAGCTCGTTGAGAACGCGTTGCGAGTCGTGAACGGAGCTAATCACTTCGATGCGTTTCTGCTGCAGCGTCAACTGGTGGCTGCCACTAAATTGCAGCCTGCGACGCAACAGGCCCAAGACGGATTGTCTGTGTCGGACCAGGACGTAAAAGAAACCGAGCCCGGCTGCAATGATGGCCCATCTTTTTCTAATTCCGGGAGATATTTGGCCACTCATAACGAATCCAACCAAATGACAAGAGCAGTGTTTAAAGTTGTATGAATAAGATTACGCGGTTGTTGCCCGAAATTGAATCatgtatatgaatatttgaatatgaGTGAACACAGCAGAGGCGGCGCTTATTTCGATTTGAGCACGCGGTCACAAATGTTCCTgagattttatattttgtatttcacgAAGAATcgtaatattttgtatttgtttcttATTGGACAACTCAACATATGGTTGAAAGTGTGACCGCAAAGTTGATTTCCAAAATATGACACTTCAcatggtatattggtatatttacaaaatgagttgaatttcaaacatttcattatttttgtaatttgtaaatgtaaatgaataCAAACTATTCTAATGCTGTATACTTTTAAGcaaagtatattaatttacgTGCTTCAACTTTCaaaaattaacttatttttattaaaataattatttcatgGTTAAAGCAAATacgctttttaaatttgaattaactttttttcaaaCGTCGCCACATAAAACGGGTAGCGATTCGAGCAGCTGTTAAGAACGATTCTACACCGTGACGCTTTAACATGataatataaatgttatattGAGTACTCGATTCATGAATCTATCGAAATATTCGGTTTTTTCCCCAAGTTGACAGGTCTGCGCTAAATCACTGGCAAAGTACTCGAGAATCGACAGCCGTTAAAATTCTCAGATtagatttgttgtttttaaatgtttgtgtacaaaaaattaaggaacattgaataaaagtaaagcgAACAGTAAGAGTAATAAACGAAAAGCTATAATGTGGAGTTAAATTGTGTCGCAgtcgagcagctgcagctgcaagcCTTTCTCCATGCCGCAACGGAGTTGAAAAATCGATTTTTCAAACACGAATTGGAAATGAGCaggtgcaaaaataaattaaattcaaaaagaaGCCAGTTAACAAATAAATGCTTGCAGGATGTGCCATTAACAAAAGAATTACTGTCATAGAACGCATTAAAATCACGCCAACAGTATGCCTGAGAACTTGGAACTGCATCAGTTCGTGGACGGGACGCGAACAGGGGACATATCAAATCAATGGCTGGAGCGTATAAAGAGTCGCGTCAAATGTCCCTATCTGGGCATCATACTGGCCACCCTCTCCTCCCTCTTCTTCTCCCTCTGCTCAGTCATAGTCAAGGGTCTTGTCGATGTCAATCCCATGGAGCTAGcatcgtttcgtttcgttggcGTCCTTTTACCCGCCATCCCCATCCTCATATATACTCGACAACCGGTGTTTCCCGAGGGCAAACGGGTAATTCTGCTGCTACGCTGCTTTATGGGCACCACGGGCCTTATGCTCAGCTTCTATGCCTTCCGGCACATGCCACTTGCGGATGCCAGCGTCATTATCTTCTCCACGCCGGTGTTTGTCGCCATCTTCGCGCGCGTCTTCCTCAAGGAGCCGTGCACGCTCTTCAATGTGGTCACCATCAATATGACGCTGCTCGGAGTCGTTCTCATCACACGCCCGCCGCTCGTCTTTGGTGACGCAGTGCCTCCGTCTGTTGTCGATATCTCTGACAGCGCCGCTAGTGAAAGGTATGCGGAAAAGAGCTACGACATCTGGGGACCAGTTGCTGCCATATCCTCGACGCTGTTTGGTGCCAATGTTTACATTCTGCTTCGTGCTCTTAAAAATCTACACTTCTCCGTGATCATGACCAATTTTGGAGCCATCGCCTTAGTCTACACTCTCATCGTCTGCGGCTCCATTGGCGCCGTTTGCTGGCCTAGCTGTGGACGCGATCGCTGGCTGGTCGTCGTCCTTGCCATCTTCAGTTTCCTGGGGCAAATCCTGCTGACGCTGTCGCTGCAGGTGGAGCAGGCGGGTCCAGTGGCCATCGCACGCTGTGCTGACATCGTTTTCGCCTTCATCTGGCAGATGATGTTCTTCGGCGAAGCGCCCAATGCGTACTCTCTTTTTGGTGCCCTAATGGTCGTCAGCTCGGTGATTCTAACTGCCATGAAGAAGTGGGCGATGACTTTGCCGAGGGAGTCGTCGCTGCGCAAACGATTGCGTCTCATTTTGCTGGAATAGAGGACTGGATGTTGTAGTGATAGTTATTGATAGTTAATGGACTCGGACCCGACGCGTTTTGCGGTTTCTCTAAACTAGCGTCGTACTttgaaaaaatcaaatttgagcAGAGGAAACACATT
Coding sequences:
- the LOC133839442 gene encoding solute carrier family 35 member G1; this encodes MPENLELHQFVDGTRTGDISNQWLERIKSRVKCPYLGIILATLSSLFFSLCSVIVKGLVDVNPMELASFRFVGVLLPAIPILIYTRQPVFPEGKRVILLLRCFMGTTGLMLSFYAFRHMPLADASVIIFSTPVFVAIFARVFLKEPCTLFNVVTINMTLLGVVLITRPPLVFGDAVPPSVVDISDSAASERYAEKSYDIWGPVAAISSTLFGANVYILLRALKNLHFSVIMTNFGAIALVYTLIVCGSIGAVCWPSCGRDRWLVVVLAIFSFLGQILLTLSLQVEQAGPVAIARCADIVFAFIWQMMFFGEAPNAYSLFGALMVVSSVILTAMKKWAMTLPRESSLRKRLRLILLE